In Pyrodictium occultum, the genomic window GGAGGCCGAGGGTGTACGTGGATGAGAGGGAGCGGGGCAGCGGGGTCCCAGAGGCCCTAGCCGAGCTAGGCGCGGCCGTGGTCTACACTATGGCCGGGGTCGGGGACTATATAGTGTCGGACCGCGTGGCCATAGAGAGGAAGACGGTGCGTGACCTGGCCGAAAGCCTCTTCGACGGCAGGCTATTCGACCAGGCTAGGAGGCTGAGCGAGCACTACGAGATACCCGTCCTCATAGTTGAGGGCGACCCCGGGAAGATCGAGGAGTACACCACCAGGGGCATGCAGGCCAGGATGGCGCTAGCCTCGCTATCCATAGAGCACGGGGTACGAGTCCTCTGGAGCGCCAACCAGCGTGAGACGGCTAGGATGATATACAGTATAGCCTGCCGCGAGCAGTACGGGAGCAAGCGGAGCGTAGTGGTGCACAGGAAGCCTAGGCTGGAGAAGCTGTGGATGCAGCAGCTCTACGTGGTCCAGAGCCTCCCCGGTGTGGGCCCAAGGCTGGCGGAGAAGCTGCTCGAGAGGCTCGGCAGCATAGAGGCAATATGCAGGGCCTCTGTGGTCGAGCTCGAGAGGATCCTGGGCTATGAGAGGGCCCAGCGCGTCTACAGGGTGATACATGCCCCCTACAAGCCCCCGGGGAGGGGCAAGGAAGGGGGTGAGGGCCGGAGCCCCTGAGGGAAGAGGCCTCAGAGTGTACTTATAACCCGGAGACCGCCGGGTCCCCAGCCCCGGGTAGGGTAGGCTATGCGAGTAAAGCATGTAGACGAGATACTGAGGATAATGAGAAACATTGAGCAGATCAGAAATATAGGTATCGTGGCCCACGTGGACCATGGCAAGACTACTACTAGCGACTCGCTGCTCGCAGCCGCGGGTATAATCTCGCAGCGTATCGCCGGCGAGGCCCTTGCGCTCGACTACCTGAAGGTGGAGCAGCAGCGCGGTATAACCGTGAAGTCCGCCAACATAAGCCTCTACCACGAGTACCAGGGCAAGCCCTACGTGATAAACCTGGTAGACACGCCGGGCCACGTGGACTTCTCCGGCCACGTGACAAGGAGCCTCCGCATGATGGACGGCTCCGTGGTGGTTGTAGACGCTGTCGAGGGCGTGATGCCCCAGACGGAGACCGTGCTGCGCCAGAGCCTTGAGGAGCGTGTACGCCCCATACTCTTCATAAACAAGGTCGACAGGCTGATCAAGGAGCTTAAGTACACCCCCCAGCAGATACAGCAGCGCTTCGTAGAGATAATAAAGGAGGTAAACCACCTGATCAGCCTCTACGCTGACCCGGAGTTCAAGAAGAAGTGGCAGCTAGACCCTGCCAGCGGCATGGTGATATTCGGCAGCGCGAGGGACAAGTGGGGCATAAGCATACCTCTCGCCCAGAAGCGCGGCATAAAGTTCAGCGACATCATAGAGGCCTACAAGCGTGGCAAGGAGGCAGTGGAGGAGTTCGCCACCAAGGTGGCCCCCCTCCACGAAGCACTCCTGGACGCTGTCGTGAAGTTCATACCCAACCCTAGGGAGGCCCAGAGGTACCGTATCCCCAAGATCTGGAAGGGCGACATAAACAGTGAAGTTGGCAAGGCTATGCTAGAGGCTGACCCCAACGGGCCCCTAGTGTACGCCATCTCGTTCATGAGGGTCGACCCGAAGATACGCCGCCTCGTGGCTACCGGCCGCATATTCAGCGGCACCCTCCACCAGGGCGATGAGGTATGGCTTGTGAACGCTAGGAAGAACGCCAAGGTGCTGCAGGTAAGCATCTACATGGGCCCCGACCGCGAGGTTGTGGATGAGATACCTGCCGGCAACATAGCTGCAGCGCTCGGCCTCGAGGACGCCAGGGCCGGCGAGACGGCTGTAGCGACAAGCCTCAAGGACAAGGTGCCGCCGTTCGAGAAGCTCCACTACGTCTCCGAGCCCGTGGTGACGGTTGCCATCGAGCCCAAGAACCCCAAGGACCTGCCGAAGCTCATAGACGCCCTCTACAAGCTGAGCATAGAGGACCCGACTATACAGGTTAAGATCAACCAGGAGACCGGCGAGTACCTCCTCAGCGGTATGGGCCCGCTCCACATAGAGATAGCCACCTGGTGGCTCAAGGAGACCTTCGGCATAGAGGTGAAGACCAGCCCGCCGATAGTCGTGTACCGCGAGACCGTGAGGGCTAAGAGCCAGGTGTTCGAGGGCAAGAGCCCCAACAAGCACAACAAGCTCTACATAAGTGTTGAGCCTCTCAACGAGGAGACCATAAAGCTTATACACAACGGCGAGGTAACCGAGGACCAGGACGTCTATGAGAGAGCCAAGATACTCAAGGAGAAGGCCGGCTGGGACTACGACGAGGCCAAGAGGATATGGGCTATCGACGAGAACATCAACGTGTTCGTCGACAGGACCACCGGTATACAGCACCTCCGCGAGGTGAAGGACACCATAATCCAGGGCTTCCGCCTGGCAATGAAGGAGGGCCCGCTGGCCAAGGAGCCGGTCAGGGGCGTCAAGGTAGTGCTCCACGACGCCGTGATCCACGAGGACCCTGCTCACCGCGGCCCCGCGCAGATCTACCCGGCAGTGCGCAACGCCATCTACGCGGGCATGCTGACCGCTAAGCCGACGCTGCTGGAGCCCCTGCAGAAGCTCGACATACGCGTGCCGCAGGAGTATGTGAGCAACGTGATAGCGGTCATATCGAGGAAGCGCGGCAAGATACTGGACATGAAGGAGTACGGCGTAATGATGAGGGTCCTGGCGGAGATACCCGTGGCAGAGAGCTTCGACCTAGCGGCAGAGCTTAGGAGCGCCACCCAGGGCAGGGCCTTCTGGGGCACCGAGTTCAGCCGCTGGGCGCCACTACCCGACAACATGCTGATGGATGTCGTTAGGAAGATACGCGAGAGGAAAGGCCTGCCTCCGGAGCCGCCGAAGCCCGAGGACTTCATAACCCCCTACTAGGCCGGCAGGCCTCCGCCTAGGCCCCTGCAGCGGCACAGACCCGCCGCGCTGGTGCATGCCTTTTATATTCCCAATCCGTTCTACATAGGTTATGGAGATGTAGCGTGGTCCTCCTCTTCCGCCGTAGGAGAGTCCCCCTACGCGCGCAGGACATTATGACCGAGCAGCCGGTTACAGTAGGCCTCAACACCAGCATTAGGGACGTGGCCCAGCTTATGAGGAAGAATCGTATCGGCAGCGTTCTGGTCGTCGACGAGGAGGGCAAGCTCCGAGGCATAGTCACCGAGAGAGACATAGTATTTGCCTGCTCGGAGGGCTGGGACCCTAACACTAAGCAGGCCTGGGAGATAATGACAGAGGACCCTATAGCCGTTAAGCCCGACGAGGACATAGTTGATGTCATAAAGAAGATGCGTGACGCTAACGTCCGCCACCTGCCGGTCGTCGATGACGAGGGTAAGCCTATCGGGATAATATCGGCGCGGGATATAATGGACACCATACTCACGCTTGCTGGGCTCGGGATGCTCCACGAGCTGTTGAGAGAGTAGCGGAGCCTGAAGAGAGGCTTCTAGCCGGCTGCCAGCTTCTCCACCAGCTCCCCCAGGTAGTCTTTTACCTGCTTCCTCGCCGCCCGGTCCGTGGTGGTAGGCTTCTCGGGGAATGGGTTGGCCCAGCCGGCTAGCCCCGCTAGGAGCGCGGGGAGGCCGCGGCGCAGCCCGGCGGAGTAGCCTCCCTCGAGGACGAGGAGCACCGGGGCCCCCAGCCCGGCGAGCCTTCTGCCCAGGGCGTGGTAGCCGGCGGTGGTGAGCCGGAGCGAGCCCAGCTCGTCGTCCCAGTAGGCGTCCAGCCCGGCGTCAACCACTACTATATCGGGCGCCGTGGCGCGCTCCAGGTAGAGCGCCAG contains:
- a CDS encoding ERCC4 domain-containing protein, producing MSAECRRPRVYVDERERGSGVPEALAELGAAVVYTMAGVGDYIVSDRVAIERKTVRDLAESLFDGRLFDQARRLSEHYEIPVLIVEGDPGKIEEYTTRGMQARMALASLSIEHGVRVLWSANQRETARMIYSIACREQYGSKRSVVVHRKPRLEKLWMQQLYVVQSLPGVGPRLAEKLLERLGSIEAICRASVVELERILGYERAQRVYRVIHAPYKPPGRGKEGGEGRSP
- a CDS encoding elongation factor EF-2, whose translation is MRVKHVDEILRIMRNIEQIRNIGIVAHVDHGKTTTSDSLLAAAGIISQRIAGEALALDYLKVEQQRGITVKSANISLYHEYQGKPYVINLVDTPGHVDFSGHVTRSLRMMDGSVVVVDAVEGVMPQTETVLRQSLEERVRPILFINKVDRLIKELKYTPQQIQQRFVEIIKEVNHLISLYADPEFKKKWQLDPASGMVIFGSARDKWGISIPLAQKRGIKFSDIIEAYKRGKEAVEEFATKVAPLHEALLDAVVKFIPNPREAQRYRIPKIWKGDINSEVGKAMLEADPNGPLVYAISFMRVDPKIRRLVATGRIFSGTLHQGDEVWLVNARKNAKVLQVSIYMGPDREVVDEIPAGNIAAALGLEDARAGETAVATSLKDKVPPFEKLHYVSEPVVTVAIEPKNPKDLPKLIDALYKLSIEDPTIQVKINQETGEYLLSGMGPLHIEIATWWLKETFGIEVKTSPPIVVYRETVRAKSQVFEGKSPNKHNKLYISVEPLNEETIKLIHNGEVTEDQDVYERAKILKEKAGWDYDEAKRIWAIDENINVFVDRTTGIQHLREVKDTIIQGFRLAMKEGPLAKEPVRGVKVVLHDAVIHEDPAHRGPAQIYPAVRNAIYAGMLTAKPTLLEPLQKLDIRVPQEYVSNVIAVISRKRGKILDMKEYGVMMRVLAEIPVAESFDLAAELRSATQGRAFWGTEFSRWAPLPDNMLMDVVRKIRERKGLPPEPPKPEDFITPY
- a CDS encoding CBS domain-containing protein, whose product is MVLLFRRRRVPLRAQDIMTEQPVTVGLNTSIRDVAQLMRKNRIGSVLVVDEEGKLRGIVTERDIVFACSEGWDPNTKQAWEIMTEDPIAVKPDEDIVDVIKKMRDANVRHLPVVDDEGKPIGIISARDIMDTILTLAGLGMLHELLRE